A genomic window from Blastocatellia bacterium includes:
- a CDS encoding 4Fe-4S dicluster domain-containing protein yields MLPFLSGRGRCKASPQRSTGTMAKAETLDRGTVEINQEECKGCGLCVAACPPQVLRLSERLNSYGYHPVMYVGQGCTGCGACFYACPEPGAITVFVLQQPARAAPVQGHAAAAA; encoded by the coding sequence TTGCTTCCCTTTCTGAGCGGGAGAGGCCGCTGTAAGGCTTCTCCCCAAAGGAGTACCGGGACAATGGCAAAAGCAGAGACGCTTGATCGTGGCACGGTGGAGATCAACCAGGAGGAGTGCAAAGGATGTGGGCTGTGCGTGGCGGCCTGTCCGCCTCAGGTCCTGCGGCTGTCGGAGCGACTCAATAGCTATGGGTATCATCCGGTTATGTATGTTGGGCAGGGATGCACGGGCTGTGGCGCGTGCTTTTATGCCTGTCCGGAGCCGGGAGCCATCACCGTCTTTGTCCTGCAGCAACCGGCGCGTGCCGCCCCGGTTCAGGGTCACGCTGCTGCCGCTGCGTGA
- the amrS gene encoding AmmeMemoRadiSam system radical SAM enzyme, with product MTNRDEQGVTGIQRAAQEAMLYHRVGAQDVVCDLCAHRCALGPGQRGLCGVRVNHEGRLYTLVSDRIVAMAVEPVERHSFYHVDPGSAALALATVGCTMRCRYCLNYTLSQLPKGNRGRVIGRRITPPEIVASARAHRCRSIVYTYTEPTVAFELMYETARLAHAQGVKNLLVTNGYLTDAALRLLAPYLAAAAVDLKGFDDHRYQQCCGARLEPVLETIRMLHQLGVWIEVTTLVVPGHNDSDVELYRTAEFVASLSRDIPWHVAAFFPSYQMGQCEPTPLETLYRACAIGHAVGLRYVYCGNIPGSSCAHTYCPRCRTILIERQGYHTLLNRIVNGRCGECDQAIAGVALSAAASGDSRPLWKNWLSGPWPMISSPG from the coding sequence ATGACGAACCGGGACGAACAAGGTGTTACAGGAATTCAGCGGGCGGCACAGGAAGCGATGCTCTATCATCGCGTCGGCGCTCAGGATGTCGTCTGCGATCTCTGCGCTCACCGTTGCGCTCTTGGTCCGGGCCAGCGCGGGCTGTGTGGTGTGCGGGTCAATCACGAGGGGCGGCTCTACACGCTTGTGTCTGATCGGATTGTGGCGATGGCGGTGGAGCCGGTGGAGAGGCATTCGTTTTATCACGTTGATCCCGGCTCGGCGGCTCTGGCGCTGGCGACGGTGGGCTGCACGATGCGCTGTCGCTACTGTCTGAATTACACGCTCTCCCAGCTCCCGAAAGGGAATCGAGGGCGGGTCATCGGTCGGCGCATTACTCCTCCGGAGATCGTCGCTTCCGCCCGAGCGCATCGCTGCCGCAGCATCGTTTACACCTACACGGAGCCGACCGTCGCTTTCGAGTTGATGTACGAAACGGCTCGCCTGGCCCATGCTCAGGGAGTGAAAAATTTGCTCGTCACCAACGGCTACCTGACCGACGCCGCGCTTCGGTTGCTCGCCCCTTATCTGGCGGCCGCGGCCGTTGATCTCAAGGGGTTTGATGATCATCGCTACCAGCAGTGCTGCGGAGCGCGGCTGGAACCGGTTCTGGAGACGATCCGGATGCTGCATCAGCTCGGCGTGTGGATTGAAGTGACCACGCTGGTTGTTCCCGGTCATAACGATTCGGACGTGGAACTCTATCGCACGGCGGAGTTTGTCGCGTCGCTATCGCGGGATATTCCCTGGCACGTCGCCGCCTTCTTCCCTTCCTATCAGATGGGGCAGTGCGAGCCCACACCGCTGGAGACGCTCTATCGCGCCTGCGCAATTGGGCACGCCGTCGGATTGCGGTACGTCTATTGCGGGAACATTCCGGGATCGTCGTGCGCCCACACCTATTGCCCTCGCTGCCGAACAATTCTCATCGAGCGCCAGGGCTATCACACGCTGCTCAATCGAATCGTCAATGGTCGGTGCGGCGAGTGCGACCAGGCGATAGCCGGCGTCGCTCTGAGCGCGGCGGCTTCTGGTGACTCGCGTCCTCTCTGGAAGAATTGGCTGTCAGGCCCCTGGCCGATGATCTCCTCACCTGGGTGA